In one window of Henckelia pumila isolate YLH828 chromosome 1, ASM3356847v2, whole genome shotgun sequence DNA:
- the LOC140881247 gene encoding endoribonuclease Dicer homolog 3-like isoform X7, producing the protein MIVARCVFKNQKTNTMETKATTDVKVISSGAGTKKRKELHGSVSVRSLSGTLGDKLDGATFYAYKMDFSCNISEEKFSSFVLLLETKLDGDVGNIEVELYLIAEFVRSSVSFSGLTNLDAKQMAKARCFQELMVNGLFGELFVKSSSGQKSFVLDTEESLWDLSNSYLLLPLESVEEGGQECVRINWTGIDSCVSAVEFLKQNAWLSSKQPESIDKNSSAHLEDSVVTKLDGNVIHLANRSVSVENLKGMVVVAIHTGKIYSILDAPSDTSGYYKKKWHRILLKYPEQPLLLLKQSHNPRNLLVNKGSGKKSSQPERIPPELLIGTDLRTDAMKSFYLLPSLMHRMESLMLASQLRQEIAHHTGELNIPSSVILEALTTVRCAERFSLQRLETLGDAVLKYAVSCHLFLEYPKKEEGPLTDHRSTIVGNPALHKFGVDRKLQGYIRDCAFDPCKWTAPGQRSVWPSPCNHCVDTREVPMDDKFFTEDVKIKVGNTCSKGHRWMISKDISDCVEALIGAYYVGGGLTATLSLMKWLGIVTELEPSSVHDAIKAASLHSYAPHIEAINILESKIGYKFNFKGLLLVAITHASEGLDYCYQRLEFLGDSVLDILITRHLETCSKA; encoded by the exons ATGATCGTGGCGCGCTGTGTTTTCAAGAACCAGAAAACTAACACAATGGAAACTAAAGCAACGACTGATGTCAAAGTAATATCTTCAGGGGCAG GGACAAAGAAGAGAAAGGAGTTACACGGTTCTGTTAGCGTACGCTCGTTGTCTGGAACTTTGGGAGATAAACTCGACGGTGCCACTTTTTATGCATACAAAATGGACTTTTCTTGTAACATTAGCGAAGAGAAATTTTCCAGTTTTGTGCTTCTATTGGAGACAAAGCTTGACGGTGATGTGGGAAATATTGAAGTGGAATTGTACTTGATAGCAGAATTTGTTAGATCATCTGTTTCCTTCTCTGGTCTTACAAATTTGGATGCTAAACAG ATGGCAAAGGCAAGATGCTTTCAAGAACTGATGGTTAATGGTTTATTTGGCGAACTGTTTGTTAAATCATCATCTGGGCAGAAGAGTTTTGTACTAGATACCGAGGAATCCCTATGGGATTTGTCTAATAGTTATTTACTATTGCCCCTGGAGTCGGTGGAAGAGGGTGGTCAGGAATGTGTGAGAATCAACTGGACAGGGATTGATTCTTGTGTTTCAGCAGTAGAATTTCTGAAACAAAATGCTTGGTTAAGTTCTAAGCAACCTGAATCCATCGACAAAAACTCGTCAGCTCATTTGGAAGATTCGGTCGTCACTAAATTGGATGGCAACGTGATTCACTTGGCCAACAGATCTGTTTCCGTAGAAAACCTCAAGGGGATGGTAGTTGTTGCCATCCATACTGGCAAAATTTACTCTATTTTGGATGCACCTTCTGATACGTCTGGTTATTATAAGAAAAAGTG GCATAGAATTCTTCTAAAATATCCAGAGCAGCCTCTGTTGCTTCTGAAGCAGAGCCACAATCCACGCAATCTTCTGGTAAACAAAG GTAGTGGGAAAAAGTCATCTCAACCTGAACGTATACCGCCGGAACTTCTGATTGGAACTGACCTCAGAACAGATGCAATGAAGTCATTCTACTTGTTACCTTCACTAATGCACCGAATGGAGTCTTTGATGTTGGCTAGCCAACTTAGGCAAGAAATAGCACATCATACTGGCGAATTAAATATTCCAAGCTCGGTG ATTTTGGAAGCTCTCACCACAGTAAGATGTGCAGAACGTTTCTCCTTGCAGAGGTTGGAAACGCTCGGAGATGCAGTTTTAAAGTATGCTGTAAGCTGCCACCTCTTTCTCGAGTATCCAAAGAAGGAAGAAGGACCATTAACTGATCATCGTTCCACGATTGTTGGCAACCCAGCACTTCATAAATTCGGAGTCGATCGCAAATTGCAG GGATATATTCGAGATTGTGCATTTGATCCATGTAAGTGGACCGCTCCTGGACAACGCTCAGTATGGCCTTCTCCGTGCAATCACTGCGTGGATACAAGGGAGGTTCCTATGGATGACAAATTTTTCACAGAGGATGTAAAAATAAAGGTGGGAAACACGTGCAGTAAAGGTCATCGATGGATGATTTCAAAGGATATATCTGACTGTGTTGAAGCTCTAATTGGAGCATATTATGTTGGTGGCGGGTTAACTGCTACCCTTAGTTTGATGAAGTGGCTAGGCATAGTGACTGAACTCGAGCCTTCATCAGTACATGATGCTATTAAAGCTGCTTCTCTTCATTCTTATGCTCCACATATTGAAGCTATCAACATTCTAGAGTCGAAGATTGgctataaatttaatttcaaggGATTGTTGCTAGTGGCCATAACTCATGCATCTGAAGGTTTGGATTATTGTTACCAG